A genome region from Bacteroides stercoris ATCC 43183 includes the following:
- a CDS encoding HU family DNA-binding protein: MQSKKLENYSNNIFFKKKMTKADIVNEITKNTGIDKVTVLATVEAFMDAVKASLSKDENVYLRGFGSFVVKKRAQKTARNISKNTTIIIPEHNIPAFKPAKTFTIAVKK, translated from the coding sequence TTGCAGTCCAAAAAATTAGAAAACTATAGTAATAATATTTTTTTTAAGAAAAAAATGACTAAAGCTGATATTGTAAACGAAATTACAAAGAACACCGGAATCGACAAAGTAACAGTGCTTGCAACCGTTGAAGCGTTCATGGACGCAGTGAAGGCATCTTTATCTAAAGATGAAAATGTTTATCTCCGCGGGTTTGGTAGTTTTGTAGTAAAGAAAAGAGCTCAAAAAACAGCTCGTAACATCTCAAAGAACACTACTATCATCATTCCGGAACACAACATTCCGGCTTTTAAACCTGCCAAGACATTCACCATTGCTGTGAAAAAATAA
- the mutY gene encoding A/G-specific adenine glycosylase, with amino-acid sequence MNRLTEALLDWYADNKRDLPWRGTTDPYRIWISEIILQQTRVVQGYEYFLRFIRRFPDVRTLASASEDEVLKYWQGLGYYSRARNLHAAAKSMNGKFPESYQEVRALKGVGDYTAAAICSIAYNMPYAVVDGNVYRVLSRYCGIDVPIDSTEGKKLFAALADEMLDKSRPAAYNQAIMDFGAIQCTPQSPNCMFCPLADSCSALSKGLVMQLPVKQHRIKTSNRYFNYIYVRMGACTFIHKRTADDIWKNLFELPLVETDRNLSEEEFLSSASFRSLIAEGEVPEVRLVFRNVKHVLSHRVIYANFYEVVLPENSRSFSEYQCIRMEDLEQYPVSRLVHAFLEKYL; translated from the coding sequence ATGAATAGATTGACTGAAGCTTTATTGGATTGGTACGCGGATAATAAACGTGATTTGCCTTGGAGAGGCACTACTGATCCCTACCGGATATGGATTTCTGAGATTATTTTGCAGCAGACGAGAGTGGTACAAGGATATGAGTATTTTCTTCGTTTTATCCGCCGTTTTCCTGATGTGAGAACTTTGGCTTCGGCTTCGGAAGACGAGGTCTTGAAGTATTGGCAGGGATTGGGATATTATTCTCGTGCCCGTAATCTGCATGCTGCTGCTAAGAGTATGAACGGTAAGTTTCCGGAAAGCTATCAGGAAGTGCGGGCTTTGAAAGGGGTAGGGGATTATACGGCTGCCGCCATTTGTTCCATAGCCTATAATATGCCCTATGCGGTAGTGGACGGAAATGTGTATCGAGTGCTTTCCCGTTATTGCGGCATTGATGTGCCTATTGACTCTACGGAAGGAAAGAAGCTCTTTGCTGCTTTAGCTGATGAAATGCTCGATAAATCCCGCCCGGCTGCTTATAATCAAGCTATAATGGATTTTGGGGCTATTCAGTGTACGCCACAGTCTCCTAACTGTATGTTTTGTCCTTTGGCGGATAGTTGTTCCGCCTTATCGAAAGGGCTGGTTATGCAACTTCCCGTGAAGCAACACAGAATAAAGACGTCCAACCGTTATTTTAATTATATATATGTACGCATGGGCGCGTGTACCTTTATACATAAACGAACGGCTGATGATATTTGGAAAAACCTGTTTGAATTGCCATTGGTTGAAACGGATAGAAATCTATCGGAAGAGGAATTTTTATCATCGGCATCCTTTCGCTCACTTATAGCGGAAGGAGAGGTACCGGAAGTACGTTTGGTGTTTCGAAATGTGAAACATGTGCTGTCCCATCGGGTGATATACGCTAACTTTTATGAAGTCGTTTTGCCGGAGAACTCCCGTTCTTTTTCGGAATACCAGTGTATCAGAATGGAAGATTTGGAGCAGTATCCGGTATCTCGCTTGGTACATGCTTTTTTGGAGAAGTATTTATAA
- a CDS encoding single-stranded DNA-binding protein, with protein MSVNKVILLGNVGRDPEVRYLDTGVAVATFPLATSDRAYTLANGTQVPERTEWHNLVLWRGLAETAEKYVHKGDKLYVEGKIRTRSYDDQTGAKRYVTEIFVDNMEMLSARSAAPGTTPQAGISGQTAAPVQSTHSQAAPAQNNPTDDLPF; from the coding sequence ATGTCAGTAAATAAAGTGATATTATTAGGAAATGTAGGCAGAGACCCCGAGGTGAGGTATCTCGATACCGGTGTGGCTGTTGCTACTTTCCCCTTGGCTACTTCAGACCGTGCCTATACATTGGCAAACGGAACGCAAGTTCCTGAACGTACGGAGTGGCATAATCTTGTCCTTTGGCGCGGACTGGCAGAAACGGCTGAGAAATATGTGCATAAAGGAGACAAACTTTATGTGGAGGGTAAAATACGGACCCGTTCGTATGATGATCAGACCGGTGCAAAACGCTATGTAACGGAGATTTTTGTAGATAACATGGAAATGCTGTCTGCAAGAAGCGCAGCGCCCGGAACTACACCGCAGGCAGGTATATCCGGACAAACGGCTGCTCCTGTACAGTCAACACACTCGCAGGCTGCTCCTGCACAAAATAATCCAACGGACGATTTACCGTTCTAA
- the gldE gene encoding gliding motility-associated protein GldE, translating to MDPDAYLCQLADVFNSITVHTPSVSAIIAIVLAGVLLLASGFASASEIAFFSLSPSDLNSIEEGKHPSDEKIRNLLDDTERLLATILITNNFVNVTIIMLCNFFFMNVFQFHSVIAEFLILTVVLTFLLLLFGEIMPKIYSAQKTLAFCRFAAPGILACRSIFYPLSSILVRSTSFLNKHFVRKNHNISVDELSHALELTDKAELSEENNILEGIIRFGGETAKEVMTSRLDVVDLEIRTSFKDVLKCIVENAYSRIPVYAETRDNIKGVLYIKDLLPHLNKGDNFRWQSLIRPAYFVPETKMIDDLLRDFQANKIHIAIVVDEFGGTSGIVTMEDIIEEIVGEIRDEYDDEERTYAVLNDHTWVFEAKTQLTDFYKITKIDEETFDEVAGDADTLAGLLLELKGEFPALHEKVTYDYYEFEVLEMDNRRILKVKFTINEPVREGSETEK from the coding sequence TTGGACCCAGACGCTTATTTATGCCAATTGGCAGATGTTTTTAACAGTATAACCGTACATACTCCTTCTGTTTCGGCTATTATAGCTATTGTATTGGCTGGTGTGCTTTTGCTTGCTTCCGGTTTTGCTTCGGCTTCCGAAATTGCATTTTTTTCACTCTCGCCGTCCGATTTGAATTCTATTGAAGAGGGGAAACATCCTTCTGATGAGAAAATCAGAAATTTGTTGGATGATACAGAACGACTGCTGGCCACGATACTGATTACGAACAATTTCGTGAATGTGACCATTATCATGCTCTGTAATTTCTTTTTTATGAATGTATTCCAATTCCATTCGGTTATTGCGGAGTTTTTAATCCTAACGGTTGTATTGACTTTTCTGTTGCTGCTTTTCGGTGAGATTATGCCGAAGATTTATTCAGCGCAGAAAACATTGGCATTTTGCCGTTTTGCAGCTCCCGGCATTCTGGCATGCCGTTCCATATTCTATCCGTTGTCGTCGATATTGGTGCGTTCTACATCGTTTCTTAACAAGCATTTTGTGCGTAAAAATCATAATATTTCAGTAGATGAGCTTTCTCATGCGTTGGAGTTGACGGATAAAGCCGAGCTTTCGGAAGAAAACAATATCTTGGAGGGTATCATTCGTTTTGGAGGTGAGACGGCTAAGGAAGTCATGACATCGCGTCTGGATGTGGTTGACTTGGAAATTCGCACTTCTTTTAAGGATGTGTTAAAGTGCATCGTGGAGAACGCTTATTCGCGTATTCCTGTTTATGCGGAAACACGTGACAATATAAAAGGGGTGCTTTATATCAAGGATTTGCTTCCTCATTTGAATAAAGGAGATAATTTCCGTTGGCAATCATTGATTCGTCCGGCTTATTTTGTTCCGGAAACCAAGATGATTGATGATTTGCTGCGTGATTTTCAGGCAAACAAGATTCATATCGCTATTGTGGTGGATGAATTCGGAGGGACATCGGGTATTGTTACGATGGAAGATATTATTGAAGAGATTGTTGGGGAGATTCGTGACGAATACGATGATGAAGAACGTACTTATGCCGTACTCAATGACCACACATGGGTGTTTGAGGCTAAAACACAACTGACGGATTTCTATAAGATAACCAAGATAGATGAAGAAACTTTTGATGAAGTGGCAGGTGATGCCGATACTTTAGCGGGGCTTTTACTTGAGTTGAAAGGGGAATTTCCGGCGCTTCACGAGAAAGTAACTTATGATTATTATGAATTTGAGGTTCTTGAAATGGATAACCGCCGCATCTTAAAGGTGAAATTTACAATAAATGAACCGGTACGGGAGGGTTCAGAAACAGAGAAGTAA
- a CDS encoding 4'-phosphopantetheinyl transferase family protein — MPVFKQYTESSYKWGIWKTSESLEELLALLPHKEKYEEGIGKFTAVSRKLEWLAVRVLLYTMLGEEKEIHYYSNGGPYLADGSFSISISHTKGYVAVLLGEPGKRVGIDIECYSERVRKVAHKFMREDEKKSLFKGTETWSLLLHWSAKEIMFKCMNASDVDFREHLHVMPFTPDEQGVFSAAEYRTAEKQIFQIYYYLFSDFVLTLSL, encoded by the coding sequence ATGCCTGTTTTTAAACAATATACAGAGAGTTCATATAAGTGGGGGATTTGGAAGACAAGTGAAAGTTTGGAAGAACTGCTTGCTTTACTTCCTCATAAAGAAAAATATGAAGAGGGTATTGGAAAATTTACAGCCGTTTCTCGTAAGTTGGAGTGGCTGGCTGTACGTGTATTGCTATATACAATGCTTGGCGAAGAGAAAGAAATACACTATTATTCCAACGGCGGGCCCTATTTGGCAGACGGCTCTTTTTCCATCAGTATTTCACATACCAAAGGTTATGTAGCGGTCCTGTTAGGTGAACCGGGGAAAAGAGTCGGGATTGATATTGAGTGTTATAGCGAGCGGGTACGGAAAGTGGCGCATAAGTTTATGCGTGAAGATGAAAAAAAATCCTTATTCAAAGGTACGGAAACCTGGTCGTTGTTGCTTCACTGGTCTGCAAAAGAAATCATGTTTAAATGTATGAACGCTTCCGATGTCGATTTTCGGGAACATTTGCATGTAATGCCTTTTACGCCTGACGAACAAGGTGTGTTCTCCGCCGCCGAATACCGTACGGCGGAGAAACAGATTTTTCAAATTTACTACTATTTGTTTTCAGACTTTGTCCTGACATTGAGTTTGTAG
- a CDS encoding tryptophanase: MELPFAESWKIKMVEPIRKSTRQEREQWLKEAHYNVFQLKSEQVYIDLITDSGTGAMSDRQWAGIMLGDESYAGASSFFKLKEVITRLTGFEYVIPTHQGRAAENVLFSYLVHEGDIIPGNSHFDTTKGHIESRKAIALDCTIDEARQTQLEIPFKGNVDPAKLEKALQEHHSRIPFIIVTITNNTAGGQPVSMQNLREVRNIADKYNKPVIFDSARFAENAYFIKTREEGYQDKSIKEITKEMFALADGMTMSAKKDGIVNMGGFIATRRQDWYEGAKGFCVQFEGYLTYGGMNGRDMNALAIGLDENTEFNNLETRIRQIEYLAKKLDEYGIPYQRPAGGHAIFVDAPKVLTHVPKEEFPAQTLTVELYLEAGIRGCEIGYLLADRDPVTRENRFNGLDLLRLAIPRRVYTDNHMNVIAAALKNVYDRRETITRGVRITWEAPLMRHFTVQLERL, encoded by the coding sequence ATGGAATTACCATTTGCCGAATCATGGAAAATCAAAATGGTGGAACCTATTCGTAAAAGTACCCGCCAGGAGCGTGAACAGTGGTTGAAAGAAGCCCATTACAATGTTTTTCAACTAAAATCAGAACAAGTTTATATCGATCTTATCACCGATTCGGGAACAGGAGCCATGAGCGACCGGCAATGGGCCGGTATCATGCTCGGAGACGAAAGCTATGCCGGGGCTTCTTCTTTCTTCAAATTGAAAGAAGTCATTACCCGCCTGACCGGTTTTGAATATGTCATTCCTACACATCAGGGACGTGCTGCCGAAAATGTACTATTCTCTTATCTGGTTCATGAAGGAGATATTATCCCGGGAAATTCTCATTTCGACACAACCAAAGGTCATATCGAAAGCCGAAAAGCAATAGCATTGGACTGTACGATAGATGAAGCACGGCAAACGCAACTGGAAATTCCCTTTAAAGGCAACGTAGATCCTGCAAAGCTGGAAAAAGCATTACAAGAACATCACAGCCGCATACCATTTATCATTGTTACCATTACCAATAACACAGCTGGCGGGCAACCTGTTTCCATGCAAAATTTACGGGAAGTCCGGAATATTGCCGATAAATACAATAAACCTGTCATATTCGACTCCGCCCGTTTTGCCGAAAATGCCTATTTCATAAAGACACGTGAAGAAGGTTACCAAGATAAGAGCATAAAGGAAATAACCAAAGAGATGTTTGCCCTTGCAGACGGTATGACAATGAGCGCCAAAAAAGACGGCATCGTAAATATGGGAGGATTTATTGCAACCCGCCGACAAGACTGGTATGAAGGAGCAAAAGGATTCTGCGTACAATTCGAGGGTTACCTTACTTATGGCGGTATGAATGGCCGAGATATGAATGCACTTGCCATCGGCTTGGATGAAAACACCGAATTTAATAATCTTGAAACCCGTATTCGCCAGATAGAATATCTGGCTAAAAAATTAGATGAATACGGAATACCGTACCAACGTCCCGCCGGAGGACATGCAATTTTTGTAGATGCTCCCAAAGTTTTAACACATGTTCCTAAAGAAGAGTTTCCTGCACAGACTTTAACCGTCGAGTTATATCTGGAAGCCGGCATACGCGGATGTGAAATCGGTTATTTACTTGCCGACCGTGATCCCGTTACCCGTGAAAACCGCTTCAACGGACTGGATTTACTCCGGCTGGCTATTCCACGCCGCGTGTATACCGATAACCACATGAATGTAATAGCCGCTGCGCTTAAAAATGTATATGACAGACGCGAAACAATTACAAGAGGAGTACGTATTACTTGGGAAGCTCCGTTAATGCGTCACTTTACAGTACAATTGGAAAGGCTGTAA
- a CDS encoding ATP-binding protein, whose amino-acid sequence MVIASKPNNDRHFLSFSRKLFLSVISLFLVFAACFIAYQYQREKEYKVELLDTQLQDYNERLQQELRSIPDSLWTSTLNRYIAKGSYRDLRVTIVNLQGRVLYDSYNETSQEAFSNHINRQEVQKALKNGKGYDLRRTSETTGIPYFYSATLYPQYIIRSALPYDVNLVNSLAADPHYLWFTAIVTLLLIFVFYKFTSKLGTAINHLREFAKRADKNEPVETDIQSAFPHNELGEISQHIIQIYKRLRETKEALYIEREKLITHLQTSREGLGVFTKDKKEILVNNLFTQYGNLISDSNLQTTEEIFSIYEFQKITDFISKAQRRPSDKEEKRLSININKNGRIFIVECIIFQDLSFEISINDITQEEEQVRLKRQLTQNIAHELKTPVSSIQGYLETIVSNESIPREKMQTFLERCYAQSNRLSRLLRDISVLTRMDEAANMIDMEKVDISMLVTNIVNEVSLELEEKHITVVNGLHPKIQLKGNYSLLYSIFRNLMDNAMAYAGTNIYININCFREDENFYYFSFADTGVGVSPEHLNRLFERFYRVDKGRSRKLGGTGLGLAIVKNAVIIHGGTISAKNNQGGGLEFVFTLAKEK is encoded by the coding sequence ATGGTTATTGCTTCGAAGCCGAATAATGACAGACACTTCCTGTCATTCAGCCGGAAGTTATTTCTTTCGGTAATCTCATTATTTCTTGTCTTTGCAGCCTGTTTTATTGCTTATCAATATCAACGGGAGAAAGAGTATAAAGTAGAACTGCTCGACACGCAACTCCAAGACTATAATGAACGCCTGCAACAGGAACTGCGAAGTATTCCAGACAGTCTATGGACATCTACTTTAAACCGGTATATAGCCAAAGGTTCATACAGAGACCTTCGTGTCACTATCGTAAATTTACAAGGCCGCGTCCTTTATGACAGTTACAATGAAACTTCCCAAGAAGCATTCAGCAATCACATTAATCGTCAGGAAGTCCAAAAAGCATTAAAGAACGGCAAAGGATATGATTTAAGGCGCACCTCCGAAACAACAGGCATACCCTATTTCTATTCGGCAACTCTCTATCCCCAGTATATCATTCGCTCGGCATTACCCTATGATGTAAACCTGGTAAATAGTCTGGCTGCCGATCCGCATTACCTCTGGTTTACAGCTATTGTTACTTTATTGCTGATATTCGTTTTCTATAAGTTTACATCCAAACTGGGTACGGCAATCAACCATCTGCGGGAATTTGCCAAACGCGCCGATAAAAACGAACCGGTGGAAACCGATATACAATCTGCTTTCCCGCATAATGAACTTGGCGAAATATCCCAGCACATTATACAGATATATAAACGTTTGCGGGAAACCAAAGAAGCGTTATATATCGAACGTGAGAAACTGATTACACACCTACAGACTTCTCGCGAAGGATTGGGTGTATTTACTAAAGACAAAAAAGAAATCTTAGTCAATAACCTCTTTACACAATACGGCAATTTAATCTCCGATTCCAACTTGCAAACTACCGAGGAGATATTTTCCATTTACGAATTTCAAAAAATCACCGATTTTATCAGTAAGGCACAAAGAAGACCTTCGGATAAAGAAGAGAAGCGTCTCTCCATCAACATCAATAAAAACGGGCGCATATTCATTGTAGAATGTATCATCTTCCAGGATCTGAGTTTTGAAATATCCATTAATGACATCACACAGGAAGAAGAACAAGTACGTTTGAAACGCCAACTGACACAGAACATTGCACATGAACTGAAAACCCCTGTAAGCAGTATTCAAGGGTATCTGGAAACAATTGTCAGCAATGAAAGCATCCCTCGCGAAAAGATGCAGACTTTCCTAGAACGGTGTTATGCCCAAAGCAACCGGCTGAGCCGTCTATTACGGGATATCTCCGTACTGACACGTATGGATGAAGCAGCCAATATGATTGATATGGAGAAAGTAGACATCAGCATGCTTGTCACCAATATAGTCAACGAAGTATCATTGGAACTGGAAGAAAAGCATATTACGGTAGTCAACGGTTTACATCCCAAAATACAATTAAAGGGTAACTATTCATTACTCTATTCCATATTCCGTAACCTCATGGATAACGCCATGGCTTATGCAGGAACCAATATCTACATCAACATCAACTGTTTCCGTGAGGATGAGAACTTCTATTATTTCAGTTTTGCAGATACCGGAGTAGGCGTTTCACCAGAACATCTGAATCGTTTGTTCGAACGCTTTTATCGTGTAGACAAAGGACGTTCGCGAAAATTAGGCGGTACAGGCTTAGGGCTTGCCATCGTAAAAAATGCCGTCATCATTCATGGCGGAACAATCTCCGCCAAGAATAATCAAGGTGGCGGACTGGAATTCGTTTTTACGTTGGCAAAGGAGAAATAA
- a CDS encoding response regulator transcription factor: protein MNEYRILVVDDEEDLCEILKFNLENEGYEVDTANSAEDALKMDISTYDLLLLDVMMGEISGFKMASMLKKEKKTAKIPIIFITAKDTENDTVTGFNIGADDYISKPFSLREVAARVKAVLRRTRQTETERAPEQIAYKSLVLDIIKKKVSIDGEEAPLTKKEFEILLLLLQNKGRVFSREDILSRIWSDEVYVLDRTIDVNITRLRKKIGIYGKCIVTRLGYGYCFEAE, encoded by the coding sequence ATGAACGAATATCGGATTTTAGTAGTAGACGACGAAGAAGATTTATGCGAAATCTTAAAGTTTAACCTTGAGAATGAAGGCTACGAAGTAGATACCGCAAACTCTGCCGAAGATGCCTTGAAAATGGACATCAGTACTTACGACCTGCTATTACTGGACGTGATGATGGGGGAAATTTCCGGATTCAAAATGGCAAGTATGCTAAAGAAAGAAAAGAAAACGGCCAAGATTCCTATCATCTTTATCACAGCCAAAGACACCGAAAATGATACGGTAACCGGATTTAATATAGGAGCAGACGACTATATCTCCAAGCCTTTCTCCTTACGCGAAGTAGCAGCACGCGTTAAAGCCGTATTACGCCGTACCCGGCAAACTGAAACGGAGCGCGCACCTGAACAAATTGCCTATAAATCATTAGTGCTTGATATCATCAAAAAGAAAGTAAGCATAGACGGAGAGGAAGCTCCCCTCACCAAAAAAGAGTTTGAAATACTGCTCTTGCTATTGCAAAACAAAGGACGCGTATTTTCCCGCGAAGACATATTGAGCCGCATCTGGAGTGACGAAGTATATGTGTTGGACCGCACTATAGACGTAAACATCACCCGCCTGCGCAAAAAGATAGGAATATATGGCAAATGTATTGTAACTCGCTTAGGATATGGTTATTGCTTCGAAGCCGAATAA
- a CDS encoding transposase family protein: MKPAQLLRAILPDVLIDNFDIVNFDKSADRFDIYLDEKKVQLKEDKINPDIISYGFGEYRTIQDYPIRGRATYLHVRKRKWLDKSSNEIFSYDWDLSEFDGTRLNSEFVSFLKEGD, from the coding sequence ATGAAACCCGCACAACTCCTTCGTGCCATCCTTCCGGATGTGCTTATAGACAACTTTGATATTGTCAATTTCGACAAGAGTGCTGACCGTTTTGATATTTATCTTGATGAAAAAAAAGTTCAACTAAAAGAAGATAAGATCAATCCGGATATCATATCCTATGGTTTTGGTGAGTATCGTACAATCCAAGACTATCCTATTCGTGGTCGCGCCACTTATCTCCATGTTCGTAAACGTAAATGGCTTGACAAATCTTCCAATGAAATCTTCAGTTATGACTGGGATTTATCCGAATTTGACGGTACACGGCTCAATTCTGAGTTCGTCTCTTTTTTAAAAGAAGGAGATTGA
- a CDS encoding transposase, which translates to MSISVLAERYGVKGQTLRKQYKEKISDYRNWDQLEHAHDYLLYPENIGEKLSLDETCLSNGDVYTILTNKAAKGRKGALVAIVRGVATDAVSGILRRLPHRKRLSVKTVTTDLSSAMMLTVRKVFPAAKLINDRFHVQQLMSEAVDQLRIRYRWKVLDAENQAIREHRQKKKETKSKAERERIGKWEPERMENGETLSQIVSRSKHIILKHWSKWNEQQKTRAAILFDKFPKLLEGYSLSMKLTDIFNKKSGLDEARLNLARWYNEVEKFDYMEFNKVLDTFSNHSTTIINYFEERLTNASAESFNAKIKAFRSQLRGVADLKFFMFRLARLYA; encoded by the coding sequence GTGAGCATCAGTGTGCTTGCGGAACGTTATGGCGTAAAAGGGCAGACTCTTCGTAAACAATACAAGGAGAAAATCAGTGATTACCGGAACTGGGATCAGCTCGAACATGCGCATGACTATCTCCTTTATCCTGAAAATATTGGAGAAAAGCTTTCTTTGGATGAAACTTGCCTGAGCAATGGAGATGTTTATACGATTCTGACCAATAAAGCAGCTAAAGGTCGTAAGGGTGCTTTAGTTGCAATAGTTCGTGGAGTGGCCACAGATGCGGTAAGCGGAATCTTGCGCAGGCTTCCGCACCGGAAACGGCTGTCTGTCAAGACTGTCACTACAGATTTATCTTCAGCCATGATGCTGACAGTCAGAAAGGTGTTTCCTGCCGCAAAGCTGATCAATGACCGTTTTCATGTACAGCAGCTCATGTCTGAAGCTGTTGACCAGTTAAGAATACGCTATCGGTGGAAAGTACTTGATGCGGAAAATCAGGCTATCAGGGAGCATCGCCAAAAGAAGAAAGAAACAAAGAGTAAGGCGGAAAGGGAAAGAATAGGGAAATGGGAACCTGAAAGAATGGAGAACGGAGAAACCCTGTCACAGATAGTAAGCAGAAGCAAGCACATTATACTGAAACACTGGAGCAAATGGAATGAACAGCAAAAGACCAGGGCTGCCATTCTCTTTGATAAATTCCCCAAGCTTCTGGAAGGATACAGCCTTAGCATGAAACTGACAGACATCTTCAACAAGAAGTCAGGTCTCGATGAAGCAAGGCTAAATCTCGCAAGATGGTACAATGAAGTGGAAAAGTTTGACTATATGGAGTTCAACAAGGTACTTGATACGTTTTCAAACCATAGTACGACCATCATAAATTATTTTGAAGAACGATTGACAAATGCTTCAGCGGAGTCGTTCAATGCTAAAATCAAAGCTTTTCGAAGCCAGTTAAGAGGGGTGGCTGATCTGAAATTCTTCATGTTCAGACTGGCTAGGCTATACGCTTAA